GTTATTCCCAATTTATTTAACTCCTCATCACGTTCAGTATCCCTGGCAATACTATTTAAATCTGCATGAACCTCTCCGTCTAACTCAATGGCCAACATTAATTCATAGCAAAAGAAGTCAACAATGTATTTTCCAATGGAGTGCTGACGTCTGAATTTATATCCGCCCACCTGACTTTTCTGTAACATTTTCCACAATGTAGCTTCAGAAGCGGTAGCACGATTACGCAAATACTTTCTGATTGGTTTGAAGAACTTGTGATTGTGGAGTTTCATTTTTTGTTTAAAGTTAATGATTTGAGGCAATTGTTCCAATTCACCACCCCTCCGCTGTAAACGCGGTACCCCCCTCCTGGCCCCCTTTGTCGGCCAGCGCCAGTGCCTTACCCTGACATTTCCCCCAAATGGGGGAAACAATATGGAATATCTGATTTTATGGAGGGGAAATGTTCGTGCTGCAGGCTTCATTTGGTATCCCGGAAATTGAATTGGAATTCGAACATTTCTCCTCCTGGCAGGAGGAGTACCGCTGATGCAGTGCAACGCAATCAGTGGGAAGGTGGTGTAGCTAAACCACGCCGCTCTGCCCCTTGTTGCAAACGAGGGGTAGTAAGAGAAATCCAGGTGGCTTGCAATGACAAGCATTGAATCTTCGGCATTTGCCAATTTTCTTTGTAATTTACAGCACATTGAACGTAACTTTAGTGAACCTAAAACAAAAAACATGAACGAGAATCCCGGTATTTTAAAAATGATTCGTGCGCCATTTCTGAGTAGTATTATTGCCCCCATTGTAATTGGTACTTTGTGGAGTGCCGGCGTAAAAGAAAGTTTTGATGTATTGAATTTTATTGTTGTATTGCTTATTGGGGTGGGCTTGCACGTGGCCACCAATGTGTATAACGATATTTACGATACGCTGCAGGGCACCGACAAAGTGAATGAACACCGCAACGAATCGAGTGGTGGTTCGGGCGTATTGCTCGACCATCCGGAGCTGATGGGAAAGATGTACTTTTTGGCACGCACAGGCCTGGTTGTTGCTTTGGGGGGAACCATTGCTCTCACTTTTCTGATCAATAAGGAATTGCGAGTACTGCTGTGGGTGCTGTTTCTTGTTTCGGCATTTTTTAGCAAATATTATACGGCACCGCCTGCCAAACTTGCTTACCGCGGCTGGGGTGAGGTGTCGGTGTGGCTGGCTTTTGGCCCCATGGCGATTCTTATAGCGGCAGTAAGTCAGAACATGGTCTTTCATTCGCAGCTGCCCTGGTTGCTGCCCACCACCGGTCTCAGCACTTCATCGATTTTACTGGTGGGACAAATGATTGACCTGGAGGCTGACCGGAAAGGAGGAAAACACGGTGTTGCCTCGCGCAGGGGAACTCGGTTTACATCGGTTTTGTATGTTGTGGTGCAGCTGGCGCTAGCTATAAATATCCTTTTGCTGTTTACGCAATATCCGGGCAATACATGGCCCCTGCTACTGTCGTTGCTTCCGTATATTTTGCTGTTTCCCAAAGCTGCGGGAATCATCTGGAAACACCACGCTGATCCGGATCAGCTAAAAGCCGGTGCCAAATTAACGGTGTTGATCCACCTTGTTTTTTCGGTGACAATGATTATTGGGTTTGTACTCTATAACTTTCTGAATTGATGCAGTACGGAATGGAAGGATAACAAAGTCTGTTTTTATCATACATATACAGTAAAATGTTAAGCTGCTTCTTTTAACACATTTACGATACAAGAACATACAGCACAAGGAAAAACACCCAGGCTGTAAACGATCCGGCCAGGTTAATCAAATCGTTGGGCGCAAGTGAATCCTGTTTTTGCTGCTTTCTGAAAAACGCGGATTGCCGGAGTTTCTCCTCAACAAAAGCCCCTAAAAAGGTATCGGCAAAACAGGCCAGAAATGCTGCCAGGGTAAGTATTCCGATGTCTGTTGGGTTCCAGGTTTGAAAAAACAAATAATACGCTCCGGCGGAAACGAGGAAAGCCCCTGCCAGTGCTGCCAATGTTCCGCCAAAAGAAATACCGCCTGTTGTTCCTGCCCTGTACATTTTCCAGTCGGCCACCGAAAAACTTTGTTTGTTAAAAAGCGGACCGACCTCGCTTGCCCATGTGTCGGCTGTAACGGCTGCAACACTGGCAATAAACAAAAAAATAAACCGCTCATTGGTTGTAGCAAGGAACAACATTGAACTCAGAAGTGCCCATAAAATATTGGCCAGTACCTGCCAACCATTTCGTGCGCCCGATGGTTTTTTCTTCTTGCTGCGCATTGGATTTATTCGGGTAAACACCACCGAACTCACAAAGAAAAACAACACCGGCAACAACCAGTTCCATCCGGCAACAAGCGCTAAATAAAAGCCCAGTGCTGCGGCTGCCAGGCTTCCGCTGCGGGTGAGCAGTTTTAATTTATTCAGCAGGTAAGTACCTGCAATTACAACCATCAGTACCCCGCAAACAAATAGGAAATCGGGCTGCTGGGTGTGCTGAAAAATAAAGAAGAGCGCCAGTCCGACGGGAATCGACAAATTATCGGAACCGCGCCACGAAACAAGCTCAAAACAGGCCGCAAGCAACAATACAGCAAGCACAAAAAACACATCGGCAAACAGTGCCTGCGGCAGAAAAACCGCCAACACTATCAAATTAGAGAGGGAATAAGCCATCAACCCGAAGAGGCTTTTTTTATCGCTTCCTGGTCGGAATGTGATGTTCCCGGTATTGATTTTTCCGCTTAGGTTGGCCAACGGATCGGAAAGCGTTAACACCATAAGTGCGGTTTGAAAATAATACAGGGGCAAATCAAGCAAAAGTAAAAACGAGAGGAGAATCCCCAGCGGATAAAACAGGGTACCGAGGCTCTTACTTTCGGTTTTATGAACAAGTTGCCAGCTTTTGAAACGAAAGGTGACAAACGCAATGATGGAACCGGCAATGATCAGTACCAGCAAAACATCGCGTTCAATAAAGTAGCTTAGAAGCAAAAGAAGCAGTCCGGTTACCAGGTGCACCAGTTTTCTGACCGTTAAAGCCAATGTCCTGTCTGACGGGTAGGTGGTGTTATTTATTTCATTTACTTCGGCTTCCAATGTTTTTGTTTTATGCTGTTGTTAGCGGTTTTACTTCATGTAGTTTTTTATCCTTCAAACGTAATTTCTTCAATTTTCCCCGCCACTTCGAGGGCAGCATTACGGCCGGTGTCGCTAAAAAGGACGTTGCCGCTTTTTTTATCGCTGAGCGTAATTTCAATTGCTGAAGTCATGCTTTCGCTGATACGGCCGTCCATTATTCCGGAAAGCGGTGAGGCCAGTTCGGTAGCCTGATCGCGGTGTGCCACTACTTCGAGGCGGTATTTTTTGTTTTCCATCAGCAATTTCACCTGCTTTTTATCGGCCATTGACCGTAACAGTTGTGTGCCGTTGTAGGTGGTAAATTCGAATAAGCTGCCCTTAACATACAATCCGGCAATAAAGCCCACAAACGAACTCCGCAGCCAGGGAATTTTGGCCACCGATGCTTTAAAGGAAATGCCGGGGTGCGCAAAGTGGTTCGACTGCATCCAGAAATACGCCGATGGAAAAGAGTGCCCCCAGTCTTTTTCGATGTAACCGCGTCCGCCGCTAAAATCGATGGATCTGCCCCGGATTTTTAAGGTCCCTTCCAGCGCATGATCCATACTTACAATACCGTGGTAGCACTCCATAAAAGGAACAAAAGTATAAGGCCCCATAATTCCGGGCGAATACCACCTGTTGGGCCAGGGAACCGTATTTTTAAACTGCAGCGTTCCGAAATAATCGTTGAGGGCCAGCTTTATGCTGTTGCCCGTAAATTGGCTATCGCCAATACAGATTTGAAAGGAAGCGGATGCGGCAGAAAAAATATTGGCCGGAAAGGAAATGTATTCAGCTGTTTTCGCCTTTCCATCGAGCACCTGAATAAAAGCATGCTGTTCGCCCTGCTCATCCATAGCTATTCCGGGAATAAAAGCAAAAGCCTCCTGCCCGCCGGCCGAAACGGCTTTGTAGTACCAGCCTTCGAAATAGCGTTTGCTGCGCCGCCAGCCGTGGTAACGCTCGGGGTGAAATAATGCTTGTAATTGTTTTATCATGCGCATGATGCTTAAAGGTAGCAAGAAAATCTTTTGATTGCGATTTGTAACTTATTTACTTCTGCAGCAACTTTCTATAAAGCTTCTTGCGGAAAGACAAAGCCCTTTGGACATGCAGAATCCCTCTTGTGCAAGGCTGGGGGGAACAGATTAAGCGGGGTTTTCTGCCAGTGGGCAGGGCACGGTAAAAGTAAAGGTACTGCCTTTACCGGGCTGACTTTCGAGTTGGAGCGTACCGCCCTGTTTTTCAACAAACTCTTTACACAACTGCAGGCCCAGCCCTGTTCCTTTTTCGTTGCGGGTACCGGGCACCGATTTAACACCATCGGGTTTAAAAAGCTGTTTTTGGGCTTCAGGGCTTATCCCTATTCCCGAGTCCTGCACTGAAATACTCAGCAGCTCTTTTTCGGGCACCGGCTGCCAGCTTACCCAAATTTCACCCTGGTCGGGGGTAAATTTTATGGCATTCGACAGCAGGTTGCGCAAGATAATTTTCAGCATTTCGCAATCGGCAAGCACCTGGTAATCGGTATCCGACTGTTGGTGTACACTAATATTTTTATCTTTTGCTGCCAGTAGCTGTAACGACACACTATTGTTAACCATCGTTTTTACCGATAGCAGCTCGGGCGAAAAACGAATACGCTGTGTTTGTGTAGCTGCCCATACCAACAAATTATCGAGCATATTGTAGGCATTTTCGGCGGCGTTAAGCAGGTTTTCGGTAATATGTTTTTGCTCTTGCTTATCGGTTTTGTCCTGTTCATCATACAACAAGCGTGAAAACCCCAGGATGGCATTAAAGGGGCTGCGCAGGTCGTGGCTGATAATGGAGAACAGCTTATTTTTAGTATTGATACTGGCTTTTAATTCCATTTCGGATTTTTCGAGTTCCAGCAAAGCCGCTTCTTTCTGTTTTACTTCAGACACAATGTTTTTGTTGGTTTTCCGCAGCTGTTCGTTTAGTTTTCGTGTGGAATAATACATGCCTATAAACGCCAGTAGCAAGAGCAGGATTAAAACAATAATTACCACATACGATTTATGCAATTTCTGATCAATCAGCACCGCATTTTCCATTTCTTCGAGTGCCTGCAGCGTTTTAAAATGTTGATTTTCGTTGATAATGGTCTCTTTCTGCAGCTGATCGTACAGCTGATTGTAGCGCTCAAAAAGTTGGTTATAGGTGGCAGCCGAGTGCTCGTTAAAACCAGTGGAAGCATATAATTCGGTATAGGCCTGGCCGATGTTGAAAATTTCTTTTGGCAGCTGTAGCCGGCCAGCCAGCTCAAGGGCCTTCTGCAATTCTATTTCGCCCAGTTGCGGGAAACCTGTTTTGGCAAAAATCAGGGCTTTATTTGTGTACATCCCTATAAGCAGCAGGTTATCGTTTTCGGCTATAGCCAGCTCCATAGCCTGGTTTAATACGCTTAAAGCTTCGGTATAATTTTGTTGCTGGTAGTGCACTTCGCCCATGCCTTTTAAAGCTTGTGCAATGTATTTTTTATTTTTTTCTTTTTCTGAAATGGTTAATTGTTCGTGAAAATAGCTCAGCGCCGAATCGGGCTGTTGCTGAAGGATGTAATTTTCGCCCATACAATAGAGTATGGCTGCCGTGCCGGATTGGTTATTGTTTTTCAGGTGAATCGCCCTGGCGCGAAGAAAATAGTCCATGGCATCTTTATACTCCTTACGCGCCTGATGAACGAGGCCAAGATTGGTGTAAATGTAGGCCAGCCCTTGTTCGTTGTTGAGGCGGGCAAACAATTCTTCGGCAATTTTTTCGTGGGTATAGGCATTGTTTTCGTCGCCATGAATAAGGTAGAGGTAGCCCATATTGTCGTGCGCAAAACCCATTTGTATGCTGTCTTGTGCTTTAATGCTGTGGTCAAGTGCATCGCGAAAATAATGCCAGGCCTGTTTGGTATCGTAGCGGAAATACAGCATATTAACACCCAGGTAGTTGCTAATGCGGGCTACCTGCGCCTGCATGTTCAGGCTGTCGGCCAGGTGCAGGGCGTATTGCCCGTAAAGTATGGCGTTTTCGTTTTCCTGACCGCGCAGGGTCCAGCACAAATCGGCCAGGTAATCAATTTTCTGGGCATCATTTAAGGTTTCAAGGTGTTTTACTGTTTGCGGGGGTAAATTCCGGGGTTTTCCTGCCAGCTGAAAAACAACTAACAAAAAGCTCACAAAAAACCATTTCTTCCCCAATATCTCACAACTTACCATAGGCTTATCACTTCTTAAAACAAGCGTATCCATTCGGAATACCTTTTAAAAATAGGCAAAAAATAAATTTTTCCTAATCTTATTGTTAACAAGCAAACCTCAAGGAGAGCGGGACCTAGCTGATCTGCCCCTGGTTTGCATGGTGGAGCTTAAAAGATTACTTCGGTCACTGCACTCTCCCTCTGCCCCTCGTTGCAAACGTGGGACAGATAAGAGTTAATGATTTGAGGCAATTGTTCCAATTCACCACCCCACCGCTGTAAACGCGGTACCCCCCTCCTGCCCCCCTTTGTCGGCCAGCGCCAGTGCCTTACCCTGACATTTCCCCCAAATGGGGGAAACAATATGGAATATCTGATTTTATGGAGGGGAAATGTTCGTGCACTGGCTTATCTGTTATTTTAATGGATAAATTTGGGGTGTATTAATTTCTCCTCCTGCCAGGAGGAGTACCGCTGATGCAGTGCAGCGGAATCAGTGGGGAGGTGGTGTAGCTATACCATCCCGTCAACGAATTATTCCTGGTAGCAGTTGCCATTTCTTACATGGTCAAGAAATTGCTGCACCACCGCCTGCACCTTTTTATAGTTGCTGTTTTTTTTGTTCGTTCCGGATTGAAGGTAAAGACGGCGGTTTACTTCCAGCATTAGCGAGTACACACGTTTGTCGGCATGATACCATTGCAAGGGTACCAGTGTTCCGGCATACGGACGATTAATTTCAACGCTAAAACCCCGTTCCGTAAAAAACTGCCTGGCAAGGTGTGCAAGTTGGGGTGGGGTATGAAATGAATCAGTGCCCAGGTTAAAATCGGGGCGCCGGGTATTTTGGTCAAGGTCGCGTTTAAGCGGAATATCAGGAAACGAATGGCAGTCGATAAGCAAAGCACTGTTGTATTTGGCCAGTT
Above is a genomic segment from uncultured Draconibacterium sp. containing:
- a CDS encoding N-formylglutamate amidohydrolase, with product MKQLILHIPHASTYIPDVTGYLLNSEALQAEIQKLTDWYTDELFSNKLDETVIAPFSRVFCDVERFTDDLLEPMAKSGMGVLYEKTDEGKPMRQVSAGLRYEVVEKYYNLHHLRLTETVEKQLAKYNSALLIDCHSFPDIPLKRDLDQNTRRPDFNLGTDSFHTPPQLAHLARQFFTERGFSVEINRPYAGTLVPLQWYHADKRVYSLMLEVNRRLYLQSGTNKKNSNYKKVQAVVQQFLDHVRNGNCYQE
- a CDS encoding tetratricopeptide repeat-containing sensor histidine kinase — encoded protein: MDTLVLRSDKPMVSCEILGKKWFFVSFLLVVFQLAGKPRNLPPQTVKHLETLNDAQKIDYLADLCWTLRGQENENAILYGQYALHLADSLNMQAQVARISNYLGVNMLYFRYDTKQAWHYFRDALDHSIKAQDSIQMGFAHDNMGYLYLIHGDENNAYTHEKIAEELFARLNNEQGLAYIYTNLGLVHQARKEYKDAMDYFLRARAIHLKNNNQSGTAAILYCMGENYILQQQPDSALSYFHEQLTISEKEKNKKYIAQALKGMGEVHYQQQNYTEALSVLNQAMELAIAENDNLLLIGMYTNKALIFAKTGFPQLGEIELQKALELAGRLQLPKEIFNIGQAYTELYASTGFNEHSAATYNQLFERYNQLYDQLQKETIINENQHFKTLQALEEMENAVLIDQKLHKSYVVIIVLILLLLLAFIGMYYSTRKLNEQLRKTNKNIVSEVKQKEAALLELEKSEMELKASINTKNKLFSIISHDLRSPFNAILGFSRLLYDEQDKTDKQEQKHITENLLNAAENAYNMLDNLLVWAATQTQRIRFSPELLSVKTMVNNSVSLQLLAAKDKNISVHQQSDTDYQVLADCEMLKIILRNLLSNAIKFTPDQGEIWVSWQPVPEKELLSISVQDSGIGISPEAQKQLFKPDGVKSVPGTRNEKGTGLGLQLCKEFVEKQGGTLQLESQPGKGSTFTFTVPCPLAENPA
- a CDS encoding DUF92 domain-containing protein, yielding MEAEVNEINNTTYPSDRTLALTVRKLVHLVTGLLLLLLSYFIERDVLLVLIIAGSIIAFVTFRFKSWQLVHKTESKSLGTLFYPLGILLSFLLLLDLPLYYFQTALMVLTLSDPLANLSGKINTGNITFRPGSDKKSLFGLMAYSLSNLIVLAVFLPQALFADVFFVLAVLLLAACFELVSWRGSDNLSIPVGLALFFIFQHTQQPDFLFVCGVLMVVIAGTYLLNKLKLLTRSGSLAAAALGFYLALVAGWNWLLPVLFFFVSSVVFTRINPMRSKKKKPSGARNGWQVLANILWALLSSMLFLATTNERFIFLFIASVAAVTADTWASEVGPLFNKQSFSVADWKMYRAGTTGGISFGGTLAALAGAFLVSAGAYYLFFQTWNPTDIGILTLAAFLACFADTFLGAFVEEKLRQSAFFRKQQKQDSLAPNDLINLAGSFTAWVFFLVLYVLVS
- a CDS encoding prenyltransferase, with the translated sequence MNENPGILKMIRAPFLSSIIAPIVIGTLWSAGVKESFDVLNFIVVLLIGVGLHVATNVYNDIYDTLQGTDKVNEHRNESSGGSGVLLDHPELMGKMYFLARTGLVVALGGTIALTFLINKELRVLLWVLFLVSAFFSKYYTAPPAKLAYRGWGEVSVWLAFGPMAILIAAVSQNMVFHSQLPWLLPTTGLSTSSILLVGQMIDLEADRKGGKHGVASRRGTRFTSVLYVVVQLALAINILLLFTQYPGNTWPLLLSLLPYILLFPKAAGIIWKHHADPDQLKAGAKLTVLIHLVFSVTMIIGFVLYNFLN
- a CDS encoding endonuclease domain-containing protein, which encodes MANAEDSMLVIASHLDFSYYPSFATRGRAAWFSYTTFPLIALHCISGTPPARRRNVRIPIQFPGYQMKPAARTFPLHKIRYSILFPPFGGNVRVRHWRWPTKGARRGVPRLQRRGGELEQLPQIINFKQKMKLHNHKFFKPIRKYLRNRATASEATLWKMLQKSQVGGYKFRRQHSIGKYIVDFFCYELMLAIELDGEVHADLNSIARDTERDEELNKLGITVLRYENRWVYEYPEVIKQDIIEFGDKRKKQE
- a CDS encoding tocopherol cyclase family protein, which produces MIKQLQALFHPERYHGWRRSKRYFEGWYYKAVSAGGQEAFAFIPGIAMDEQGEQHAFIQVLDGKAKTAEYISFPANIFSAASASFQICIGDSQFTGNSIKLALNDYFGTLQFKNTVPWPNRWYSPGIMGPYTFVPFMECYHGIVSMDHALEGTLKIRGRSIDFSGGRGYIEKDWGHSFPSAYFWMQSNHFAHPGISFKASVAKIPWLRSSFVGFIAGLYVKGSLFEFTTYNGTQLLRSMADKKQVKLLMENKKYRLEVVAHRDQATELASPLSGIMDGRISESMTSAIEITLSDKKSGNVLFSDTGRNAALEVAGKIEEITFEG